A single genomic interval of Planctomycetaceae bacterium harbors:
- a CDS encoding IS3 family transposase: EYIEVFYNRKRLHSSIGYVSPEAFEAGLN; encoded by the coding sequence TTGAATACATCGAAGTGTTTTACAATCGTAAACGGCTACACAGTTCGATAGGCTATGTCAGCCCCGAAGCGTTCGAGGCGGGCCTGAATTGA
- a CDS encoding acylphosphatase → MADEQTAVAQNQQRIIRFFGTVQGVGFRWLACRVAKSYDIRGYVRNCPDGTVECVAEGPADQIDGFIGDLKERMSGYIRKVQQQTAPAAGTFDSFTVRY, encoded by the coding sequence ATGGCTGATGAACAGACGGCAGTGGCGCAGAACCAGCAGCGGATCATCCGCTTTTTCGGCACGGTGCAAGGGGTGGGCTTTCGCTGGCTGGCGTGCCGCGTGGCCAAGTCGTATGACATTCGCGGGTACGTTCGCAACTGCCCCGACGGAACGGTCGAGTGCGTGGCCGAGGGTCCGGCTGACCAGATCGACGGCTTCATCGGCGACCTGAAGGAACGCATGTCCGGGTACATCCGCAAGGTCCAGCAGCAGACCGCCCCGGCGGCTGGCACGTTCGACAGCTTCACGGTGCGGTACTAG